Proteins encoded together in one Undibacterium sp. CCC3.4 window:
- a CDS encoding cache domain-containing protein, translating to MKFPHCLLFALSLTALPFVHAADNKADAVAMVEKGNSYLQKNGKDALIKTISEKNPEFINGDIYLYVRAIDGPILAHPVNPKLVGKNMLDLPDADGKLYRKEILALAKAKGKGWVDYRYNNPVSKQLENKSTYIFLAGDVILEAGIYKGK from the coding sequence ATGAAATTCCCACATTGCCTGCTATTCGCGCTGTCACTCACTGCTTTGCCATTCGTCCATGCTGCCGATAACAAGGCTGATGCGGTCGCGATGGTTGAAAAGGGAAACAGCTATTTGCAAAAAAATGGTAAAGATGCCTTGATCAAAACCATTTCAGAAAAAAATCCCGAATTTATCAACGGCGATATTTATCTGTATGTGCGCGCCATCGATGGCCCTATCTTAGCCCATCCGGTCAATCCTAAATTGGTCGGTAAAAACATGCTGGATTTGCCAGACGCCGATGGCAAGCTGTATCGCAAAGAAATTCTTGCCTTGGCCAAAGCCAAGGGCAAGGGTTGGGTCGATTACCGCTACAACAATCCGGTTAGCAAGCAGCTCGAAAATAAGTCGACTTATATTTTCCTGGCCGGCGATGTGATACTCGAAGCCGGTATTTACAAGGGCAAGTAA
- the gcvH gene encoding glycine cleavage system protein GcvH — protein MNIPAELKYTTSHEWVRLEADGSLTIGITEFAQDALGDIVFVDLPKVGSVLAAGKDCAVVESVKAAGDIYAPVSGEVIAVNEAVADAPESINTDAFSAWLFKLKPTNVADIDGLLDAAAYAGNIG, from the coding sequence ATGAATATCCCAGCAGAATTGAAATACACCACTTCCCACGAATGGGTACGTCTCGAAGCCGATGGCTCGCTCACGATCGGCATCACCGAATTTGCCCAAGACGCCTTGGGTGACATCGTCTTCGTCGATTTGCCGAAAGTTGGCAGCGTATTAGCGGCCGGTAAAGACTGCGCCGTGGTGGAATCGGTCAAAGCAGCCGGCGATATTTATGCGCCAGTCAGCGGCGAAGTCATCGCTGTCAATGAAGCGGTCGCCGATGCACCGGAAAGTATCAATACCGATGCTTTCAGCGCCTGGCTGTTCAAATTGAAACCGACCAATGTCGCCGACATCGACGGCTTGCTCGATGCTGCCGCTTACGCCGGCAATATCGGCTGA
- a CDS encoding mechanosensitive ion channel family protein, protein MPNINLEQLFNTYLIPFGIKILAALAIWIIGGMLINLLVNLLGRAMAARKVDPTLVNYGKSTLNVALRIALVMAILDVCGIQTTSFAALIAAGGVAIGVAWSGLLANFAAGIFLVILRPFKVGDAISAGGQTGEVTEIGLFATTINTGDNLRVYVGNNKIFADNIINYSANPLRRVDLKCQIANGVVPQQAIDTLKRHLATVNNIAVSPAPTVEILEFNPAGTLITLRPYCSNKDYWQVYFDTNKAIVAAYAEAGWPVPAVHQIAVQQSEK, encoded by the coding sequence ATGCCCAATATTAATTTAGAACAATTGTTCAATACTTATCTGATTCCATTCGGAATCAAAATTCTCGCCGCCCTGGCCATTTGGATCATAGGCGGCATGCTGATCAACTTGCTGGTCAATTTGCTCGGTCGTGCGATGGCGGCGCGCAAGGTTGATCCAACCTTGGTCAACTACGGCAAGTCTACCCTTAACGTGGCCTTGCGGATCGCCTTGGTCATGGCGATACTCGATGTCTGCGGCATACAAACTACCTCGTTCGCGGCCTTGATCGCAGCCGGCGGTGTTGCCATCGGCGTGGCGTGGTCGGGTTTGTTAGCCAATTTTGCGGCCGGCATTTTCCTTGTCATCCTGCGCCCATTCAAAGTCGGCGACGCCATCAGCGCCGGTGGTCAAACCGGTGAAGTCACGGAAATCGGCTTGTTCGCTACCACCATCAATACCGGTGATAATTTGCGCGTGTATGTAGGGAATAACAAAATTTTTGCCGACAACATCATCAATTACTCCGCCAATCCGCTGCGCCGAGTCGATTTGAAATGCCAGATCGCCAATGGTGTCGTGCCGCAGCAAGCCATCGACACCTTGAAACGTCACCTCGCCACCGTCAATAATATTGCCGTCAGTCCGGCACCGACGGTGGAAATTCTGGAATTCAATCCGGCCGGTACGCTGATCACTTTGCGTCCGTATTGCAGCAACAAAGATTACTGGCAAGTGTATTTCGATACCAATAAAGCCATCGTCGCCGCCTACGCCGAAGCCGGCTGGCCGGTGCCGGCAGTGCATCAAATTGCGGTACAGCAAAGCGAGAAATAA
- a CDS encoding penicillin acylase family protein: MKAILKKTALVVFLLLLCVAMAATWYVRGKRVQRDGLVHLSGMTAAVEVRYDERGVPHIRASNETDLYRALGYVHAQDRLFQMEMLRRLARGELAEILGPKLLEVDRLFRTLGLAEHAQKYAAKLDLNRPASRALLAYLDGVNQYQASHAAPVEFDLLQIPKRAFTVADTIAASGYTAYSFAAAFRTEPALSKIRDQLGPQYLHVFDLDWHPQGVFVGAPAAPKLAAADWHSLSRIAQVSQTAIADLGLPQFEGSNAWVVSGARTASGKPLLAGDPHIAYSAPAVWYEAQLQAPGFELYGHFQALNPLALLGHNQQFGWSLTMFQNDDVDLIAEKVNPAQPNQVWYHGQWVEMSSREEEIKVKGQASVKLHLRRTPHGPVITDAFPESYGTTPVAMWWAFLETENPVLDAFYDLNRADTLDKARAAARLIHAPGLNVVWANARGDIGWWAAAKLVRRPPEVNPAFILDGSTGAADKNGFYDFAANPQEENPARGYIVSANSQPVSAHGIVIPGYYNLADRARRLDHLLNQTGVKWDTTNSQAIALDVETDYAQRVLQPLLPILRAGLQAPADLRLLDILSKWDHRFTRESIAPSLFAQMLYQIANNAFADELGPVEFKNLLRTRVLDEAIVRLLADEQSPWWDDTRTPARESRADILLAAWHDSIAHLQQVAGKDSDDWAWGKLHTLTHNHPLGQQKPLDRLFNIGSFAVPGGREVPNNLSGPIAPAPWPVVYGPSTRRLIDFAAPGSALGINPVGQSGVLFDEHYNDQAAAFAAGRYVNEHLLEADVRAHTRQTLILQAP; encoded by the coding sequence ATGAAGGCGATCTTGAAAAAAACCGCGCTCGTGGTGTTCTTGTTGTTGCTGTGCGTGGCGATGGCGGCAACTTGGTATGTGCGTGGCAAACGGGTGCAGCGCGACGGCTTGGTTCATCTCAGTGGTATGACGGCGGCGGTGGAGGTGCGTTATGATGAGCGTGGGGTACCGCATATTCGCGCCAGCAACGAAACCGATTTGTATCGGGCGCTCGGCTATGTGCACGCGCAAGACCGCTTGTTTCAAATGGAAATGCTGCGTCGCCTGGCGCGTGGTGAGTTGGCCGAGATCCTCGGCCCGAAATTGCTCGAGGTCGATCGTTTGTTTCGTACCTTGGGCTTGGCAGAACATGCGCAGAAGTATGCGGCCAAGCTCGATTTGAATCGGCCGGCAAGTCGTGCCTTGCTGGCCTATCTCGATGGGGTCAATCAGTATCAAGCCAGCCATGCCGCCCCGGTAGAATTCGATTTGCTGCAGATCCCTAAGCGAGCATTCACGGTGGCCGACACCATCGCCGCTTCCGGATACACCGCTTACAGTTTTGCTGCCGCGTTTCGCACCGAACCGGCCTTGAGTAAAATTCGTGATCAACTTGGCCCTCAGTATTTACACGTGTTCGATCTCGATTGGCATCCACAGGGGGTGTTCGTGGGCGCGCCAGCGGCACCGAAATTGGCGGCAGCCGACTGGCACAGCTTGAGCCGCATTGCCCAAGTCAGCCAAACCGCGATTGCTGATCTCGGTTTGCCACAGTTTGAGGGCAGTAATGCCTGGGTGGTCAGCGGTGCACGTACCGCCAGTGGCAAGCCTTTGTTAGCCGGTGATCCGCACATCGCTTATTCGGCCCCGGCGGTCTGGTATGAGGCGCAGCTGCAAGCGCCGGGCTTTGAACTGTACGGCCATTTCCAAGCCCTCAATCCGCTCGCTTTGCTCGGTCATAACCAGCAATTTGGCTGGAGTTTAACCATGTTTCAGAACGACGATGTCGATCTGATCGCCGAAAAAGTCAATCCGGCGCAGCCGAATCAAGTTTGGTACCACGGCCAGTGGGTAGAAATGAGTAGCCGCGAGGAAGAGATTAAAGTGAAAGGACAAGCGTCGGTCAAGCTGCACTTGCGCCGCACGCCGCACGGGCCGGTGATCACCGATGCCTTCCCTGAGAGTTATGGCACGACGCCGGTGGCGATGTGGTGGGCCTTTCTTGAAACCGAGAACCCGGTGCTTGATGCGTTTTATGATTTGAATCGGGCCGATACCTTGGACAAGGCGCGCGCGGCGGCGCGTTTGATTCATGCCCCCGGCCTCAATGTGGTCTGGGCCAATGCGCGCGGTGATATAGGCTGGTGGGCGGCAGCCAAGTTGGTACGCCGACCGCCTGAGGTTAATCCTGCCTTCATTCTCGATGGCAGTACCGGCGCGGCTGATAAAAACGGCTTTTATGATTTTGCCGCTAACCCGCAGGAAGAAAATCCGGCGCGCGGCTACATTGTGTCGGCTAACAGTCAGCCGGTTTCTGCGCATGGCATTGTTATTCCAGGCTATTACAATTTAGCCGATCGGGCGCGCCGTCTCGACCATTTACTCAATCAAACCGGTGTCAAATGGGACACCACGAATAGCCAAGCGATTGCGCTCGATGTCGAGACCGACTATGCCCAGCGGGTGTTGCAGCCCTTGCTGCCGATATTACGCGCCGGCTTGCAGGCCCCGGCTGATCTGCGTTTGCTCGACATCCTCAGTAAGTGGGATCATCGCTTCACACGCGAATCGATCGCACCGAGCTTGTTTGCGCAAATGCTCTACCAGATTGCCAACAATGCGTTTGCCGATGAATTGGGTCCGGTGGAATTCAAAAACCTGCTGCGCACGCGCGTTCTCGATGAGGCAATCGTCAGGCTGTTAGCCGATGAGCAGTCGCCGTGGTGGGATGATACGCGCACGCCGGCGCGCGAAAGCCGCGCCGACATTCTCCTCGCTGCTTGGCATGACAGTATCGCTCATCTGCAGCAGGTGGCGGGCAAGGATAGTGATGATTGGGCTTGGGGTAAATTACATACACTCACGCATAATCACCCGCTGGGCCAGCAAAAGCCGCTCGACCGCTTGTTTAATATTGGCAGCTTCGCCGTTCCTGGTGGGCGCGAAGTGCCGAATAATTTGTCAGGCCCGATTGCGCCGGCACCGTGGCCGGTGGTGTATGGCCCGTCGACTCGGCGCTTGATCGATTTTGCCGCGCCTGGCAGTGCGCTGGGTATCAATCCGGTCGGCCAGAGCGGCGTCTTGTTTGATGAACATTACAATGATCAGGCCGCGGCGTTTGCCGCCGGTCGCTATGTCAATGAACATCTGCTGGAGGCCGATGTGAGGGCGCATACGCGGCAAACACTGATCTTGCAGGCACCGTGA
- the gcvT gene encoding glycine cleavage system aminomethyltransferase GcvT, which yields MTQAATTAAATPLNTTPLNGAHRAAGAKMVDFGGWDMPVNYGSQIEEHHAVRGDCGMFDVSHMCVVDLRGPQVRAFLRGLVANNVDKLQVPGKALYSCMLTPAGTVVDDLIIYFFDETWFRLVVNAGTAAKDVAWMQAHNDATAAGISITARRDGADAFALIAVQGPNARAKVWQILPQTQAASVDLKPFNAVIVAATAYGEVMVARTGYTGEDGFEIAVAASRVTELWNALAAIGVAPAGLGARDTLRLEAGMNLYGQDMDESVNPLNAGLAWTIDLLSERDFVGKQALLEQGQSAQFLGLLLREKGGILRAHQKVLCAQGEGEITSGTFSPSMQQAIALARLPLGVAIGDTVHVVIRDKQLAATVVKLPFVRNGKVLVA from the coding sequence ATGACGCAAGCAGCGACGACCGCAGCGGCCACACCGCTCAACACGACTCCATTAAACGGCGCACACCGCGCAGCCGGTGCCAAGATGGTCGATTTCGGCGGTTGGGATATGCCGGTCAATTACGGTTCACAAATCGAAGAACACCATGCCGTGCGCGGCGACTGTGGCATGTTTGACGTCTCGCACATGTGCGTGGTCGATCTGCGCGGCCCGCAGGTACGTGCGTTTCTGCGTGGTTTAGTGGCCAATAATGTCGATAAGCTGCAAGTGCCGGGCAAAGCCCTGTATTCATGCATGCTGACACCGGCCGGTACCGTGGTCGATGATCTGATCATTTATTTTTTCGATGAAACTTGGTTTCGTTTGGTCGTCAATGCCGGCACGGCCGCCAAAGATGTCGCCTGGATGCAGGCACACAATGACGCCACCGCCGCCGGTATCAGCATCACGGCACGACGCGATGGCGCGGATGCGTTTGCGCTGATCGCTGTGCAGGGGCCGAATGCGCGCGCCAAAGTTTGGCAGATTTTGCCGCAAACGCAGGCCGCCAGCGTCGACCTCAAGCCTTTTAATGCCGTCATCGTGGCCGCTACCGCCTACGGTGAAGTCATGGTGGCGCGCACCGGTTATACCGGCGAAGATGGTTTCGAAATCGCCGTGGCAGCCAGCCGTGTGACCGAACTCTGGAATGCCTTGGCCGCCATCGGTGTGGCACCGGCCGGGCTCGGTGCGCGCGATACCTTGCGCCTCGAAGCAGGCATGAATTTGTACGGCCAAGATATGGATGAAAGTGTCAATCCGCTTAATGCCGGTCTGGCTTGGACGATTGATTTGCTCAGCGAGCGCGATTTCGTCGGCAAACAAGCTTTGCTCGAGCAAGGCCAAAGCGCACAGTTCCTCGGCTTGCTGTTGCGTGAAAAAGGCGGCATTCTGCGCGCCCATCAAAAAGTCTTGTGTGCGCAAGGTGAGGGTGAAATCACCAGCGGCACCTTCAGCCCGAGCATGCAGCAAGCGATCGCCTTGGCGCGCTTGCCGCTGGGTGTAGCCATCGGCGACACCGTGCACGTCGTGATCCGCGATAAGCAGCTCGCCGCCACGGTCGTTAAATTACCATTTGTACGGAACGGCAAAGTGCTGGTAGCCTGA
- the phnE gene encoding phosphonate ABC transporter, permease protein PhnE, translating into MSASNSMPTAPPLLSLRGMLLWVAAILLVAASFISLQLEWRTLLSAEAVRSASEFLHGFMPPDLTPALLRKIGFATLETLAMSALGTALATVFGLLLALPASGRFGPLARASTRLLLNILRAVPELVWASIMLIAAGLGPFAGTIALAAHTSGVLGRLFAETLENLPPACATSLRLNGASATQAFLYASLPQALPQMLSYTLYRWENNIRAAAILGVVGAGGLGQMLKYHLSLFQMPTAASVILAMLLLVAVVDALSFAIRKHLTQ; encoded by the coding sequence ATGAGCGCGAGCAACTCCATGCCAACGGCCCCGCCGCTGCTGAGCCTGCGCGGCATGCTGTTATGGGTGGCCGCGATATTGCTGGTCGCTGCCAGCTTCATCAGCTTGCAACTCGAATGGCGCACGCTGCTGAGCGCTGAGGCAGTACGCAGCGCCAGCGAATTTTTGCATGGTTTCATGCCACCCGATCTGACCCCTGCGCTGCTAAGAAAAATCGGCTTCGCTACGCTGGAAACCCTGGCCATGTCGGCGCTCGGGACGGCGCTGGCCACCGTGTTCGGGCTGTTACTAGCGCTGCCAGCCAGTGGCCGCTTCGGCCCACTGGCCAGAGCATCGACGCGCTTGCTGCTCAATATTTTGCGCGCCGTCCCAGAATTGGTATGGGCTTCCATCATGCTCATCGCCGCCGGGCTTGGCCCGTTTGCCGGCACCATCGCTTTGGCGGCGCATACCAGCGGCGTACTCGGCCGCTTGTTTGCCGAAACTTTAGAAAATCTGCCACCGGCCTGTGCCACCAGTCTGCGCCTCAACGGTGCCTCGGCAACGCAAGCCTTCTTGTATGCCAGCCTGCCGCAAGCTTTGCCACAAATGCTGTCTTACACCCTGTACCGTTGGGAAAATAATATCCGCGCCGCCGCGATTCTGGGCGTGGTCGGCGCTGGCGGTTTGGGGCAGATGCTGAAGTACCATTTATCTTTATTTCAAATGCCAACTGCGGCCAGTGTCATTCTCGCCATGCTGCTGTTAGTGGCAGTCGTCGATGCACTGAGTTTTGCGATTCGTAAGCATTTGACGCAGTGA
- the gcvP gene encoding aminomethyl-transferring glycine dehydrogenase translates to MTRPSLTQLEAHDAFIARHIAPSPAEQAHMLATLGYADRTALIDAIVPANIRRHDTLPLAEFTAAKSEQAALAQLKQLAGKNQVLKSLIGQGYYNTYTPGVILRNVFENPAWYTAYTPYQPEISQGRLEAILNFQTMITDMTGLDIANASMLDEGTAAAEAMTLILRVGKSDSKVFYVGADVLPQTREIIATRAKPLGIEVRTCHGSDALEHACFGVLLQYPGVNGDIRDYREYAAALHAKGALVIAAADLLALTLITPPGEWGADVVVGNSQRFGVPLGFGGPHAGYMATRDAYKRSMPGRLVGVTVDAQGQQAYRLALQTREQHIRREKATSNICTAQVLLAVIASMYAIYHGPAGLRQIAQRVQRLTGVLAGGLQQLGFTLQNSSYFDTLTVTVSNAAAVHAAAVAAGYNLRQISAEAVGVSIDETVERSDILKLWSIFADGRTLPDFAAIEAAVVDAIPAGLLRTSAFLSHPTFQRYHAEHEMLRYLRGLADKDLALDRSMIPLGSCTMKLNATSEMVPVTWPEFSNIHPFAPDTQTIGYREMIAQLEAMLCAATGYAAVSLQPNAGSQGEYAGLLVIQAYHAARGQGHRNICLIPSSAHGTNPASASMVGLEVVVVACDERGNVDLHDLQAKAEQHSANLAAVMVTYPSTHGVFEEGIQQLCEIVHSHGGQVYVDGANMNALVGVAAPGQFGGDVSHLNLHKTFCIPHGGGGPGVGPVAVAAHLAQFLPNHTSTGYMRGENGISAVSAAAFGSASILPISWMYIAMMGAEGLKAATETAILAANYIAKRLAPHYPVLYAGHDGLVAHECILDLRPLTDATGISNEDVAKRLIDFGFHAPTMSFPVPGTLMIEPTESESLRELDRFIDAMIAIREEIAKVASAEFDAKDNPLKHAPHTIQSLLAAEWSHPYSRETAAYPLPSLRHQKYWAPVGRADNVYGDRNLFCSCVPLSDYQ, encoded by the coding sequence ATGACCCGACCTTCACTGACTCAATTGGAAGCCCACGACGCTTTCATCGCCCGCCATATCGCGCCATCGCCGGCTGAACAGGCGCATATGCTGGCCACGCTCGGCTATGCTGATCGCACCGCCTTGATCGATGCCATCGTACCGGCCAATATACGCCGCCACGATACGCTGCCGCTGGCTGAGTTTACCGCCGCCAAATCAGAACAAGCCGCCTTGGCCCAGCTCAAGCAATTGGCTGGCAAAAACCAGGTATTGAAATCGCTGATCGGTCAGGGTTACTACAACACCTATACACCGGGTGTGATCTTACGCAATGTGTTTGAAAATCCGGCTTGGTACACCGCCTACACGCCGTATCAACCGGAAATTTCGCAAGGTCGTCTCGAAGCGATTCTTAATTTCCAGACCATGATCACCGACATGACCGGTCTCGATATCGCCAATGCCTCGATGCTCGATGAAGGCACGGCCGCGGCCGAAGCGATGACGCTGATACTGCGCGTCGGTAAATCGGACTCGAAAGTGTTTTATGTTGGTGCCGATGTCTTGCCGCAAACACGAGAAATCATCGCGACCCGCGCAAAACCGCTGGGCATAGAAGTCCGCACTTGTCATGGTAGCGATGCGCTCGAACATGCCTGTTTCGGCGTGCTCTTGCAATACCCGGGCGTCAATGGCGATATCCGCGATTACCGCGAATATGCCGCCGCCTTGCATGCCAAAGGCGCACTCGTCATCGCCGCTGCCGACTTATTAGCCTTGACACTGATTACGCCACCAGGCGAATGGGGTGCTGATGTGGTGGTGGGGAATAGTCAGCGTTTCGGTGTGCCGCTCGGTTTCGGCGGCCCGCACGCCGGTTACATGGCCACGCGCGACGCCTACAAACGCAGTATGCCGGGCCGTTTGGTCGGCGTTACGGTCGATGCCCAAGGTCAGCAAGCGTATCGCCTCGCTTTGCAAACGCGCGAACAACATATCCGTCGCGAAAAAGCCACCTCGAATATTTGTACGGCCCAAGTGTTACTCGCGGTGATCGCTTCGATGTATGCGATTTACCACGGCCCGGCCGGTTTGCGCCAGATCGCCCAACGCGTGCAACGCCTGACCGGCGTGCTGGCCGGTGGTTTGCAGCAGCTTGGCTTCACGCTGCAAAACAGCAGTTATTTTGACACGCTCACAGTCACGGTGTCTAACGCCGCTGCGGTTCATGCTGCTGCCGTTGCAGCCGGTTATAATTTGCGTCAAATCAGTGCCGAAGCGGTCGGTGTTTCAATCGATGAAACGGTCGAGCGCAGCGATATTCTCAAGCTCTGGTCTATCTTTGCCGATGGCCGCACACTGCCGGATTTTGCTGCCATCGAAGCAGCTGTGGTGGACGCGATTCCGGCCGGCTTGCTGCGTACCAGCGCCTTCCTCAGCCATCCTACCTTCCAGCGCTACCATGCCGAACATGAAATGCTGCGTTATCTGCGTGGTTTGGCCGATAAAGATTTGGCGCTCGATCGCAGCATGATACCGCTCGGTTCCTGCACTATGAAATTGAACGCCACCAGCGAAATGGTACCGGTTACTTGGCCAGAGTTTTCCAATATCCATCCGTTTGCCCCTGATACACAAACCATCGGCTACCGCGAAATGATCGCGCAACTCGAAGCCATGTTGTGTGCGGCTACCGGCTATGCCGCAGTATCCTTACAACCGAATGCAGGCTCACAAGGTGAATACGCCGGTTTGCTGGTGATTCAGGCTTACCATGCCGCCCGCGGTCAAGGGCATCGCAATATCTGTCTTATTCCTTCGTCGGCACATGGTACCAATCCGGCTTCGGCTTCGATGGTCGGGCTGGAAGTGGTGGTCGTGGCTTGCGATGAACGAGGCAACGTCGATCTGCATGATTTACAAGCCAAGGCCGAACAGCACAGTGCCAATCTGGCCGCTGTGATGGTGACCTACCCGTCTACCCATGGCGTATTCGAAGAAGGCATACAGCAGTTGTGCGAAATCGTGCACAGCCATGGCGGTCAAGTGTATGTCGATGGTGCCAATATGAATGCGCTCGTCGGTGTCGCGGCACCGGGCCAGTTCGGTGGCGACGTCAGTCACTTGAATTTGCATAAAACTTTCTGCATTCCGCATGGCGGTGGTGGACCGGGCGTTGGTCCGGTGGCGGTGGCGGCGCATTTGGCGCAGTTTTTACCGAACCATACCTCGACCGGTTATATGCGCGGCGAAAACGGCATTTCTGCCGTCAGTGCGGCAGCCTTCGGTTCGGCCAGTATTTTGCCGATTTCCTGGATGTACATCGCCATGATGGGTGCCGAAGGTTTGAAAGCGGCAACCGAAACGGCGATTTTGGCAGCCAACTACATCGCCAAGCGTCTGGCACCACATTATCCGGTGCTCTACGCTGGTCACGACGGCTTGGTCGCGCATGAATGCATACTCGATCTGCGTCCGCTCACCGATGCCACCGGCATCAGCAATGAAGATGTCGCCAAGCGTTTGATCGACTTCGGTTTCCATGCCCCGACCATGAGCTTCCCGGTACCCGGCACGCTGATGATAGAACCGACCGAAAGCGAATCATTGCGCGAACTCGATCGCTTCATCGATGCCATGATCGCGATTCGTGAAGAAATCGCCAAAGTCGCCAGCGCTGAATTCGATGCCAAAGATAATCCGCTCAAGCATGCACCGCATACGATACAGAGTTTGCTTGCAGCCGAATGGTCGCATCCGTACAGCCGCGAAACGGCCGCGTATCCGCTGCCGTCATTGCGTCACCAAAAATACTGGGCACCGGTAGGTCGTGCCGACAATGTGTATGGTGATCGCAATCTGTTTTGCTCTTGCGTACCGCTATCGGATTATCAATAA